One window of the Archaeoglobus sulfaticallidus PM70-1 genome contains the following:
- a CDS encoding M24 family metallopeptidase, which produces MIPEILREHNAQFFVMYDSSRNANFYYSTGFQIPDPAFYMIGDDGTDLLVVSEMEKRRAERESKVKEIASLNDIGFYEIYKELKDPHIALAQTLYELIRTHGGKKILVPREFPSFLSFYFKERMDVEVIPNPFSRLRMIKRGNEIEKIRQTSKAILEAMDFTLKIIRKVSSCEELRNKIEVFLFKKGFLAENTIVSSGTLSADPHYIGMGEIEDHLIVDIFPRSRENLYFSDFTRTVLLNDNAEIAEMLEAVIEAKNKAISIIHDGVLASEIHNLVCDVLEGKGYGTLRKKSVEGFLHSTGHGIGLEVHEEPRIYMNDEVIRKGMVFTVEPGLYYRKIGGVRVEDTVVVKKDGCEVLTPYRDFIKITGV; this is translated from the coding sequence ATGATCCCTGAAATCCTCAGAGAGCACAATGCACAGTTCTTTGTTATGTACGACAGCAGCAGGAACGCGAACTTTTACTACTCAACAGGATTTCAGATTCCTGATCCCGCCTTTTATATGATAGGGGATGACGGAACGGATTTGCTGGTTGTAAGTGAGATGGAGAAGAGGAGGGCAGAGAGGGAGAGCAAGGTTAAGGAAATTGCATCTCTGAACGATATAGGATTTTATGAGATATACAAGGAGCTTAAAGACCCCCACATCGCCTTGGCTCAGACACTGTATGAGCTAATAAGAACCCATGGCGGTAAAAAAATTCTCGTGCCGAGAGAGTTTCCTTCATTCCTGTCATTCTATTTCAAGGAGAGAATGGATGTTGAGGTGATACCAAACCCGTTCTCAAGGCTGAGAATGATTAAGAGAGGGAACGAGATTGAGAAGATACGGCAAACAAGCAAAGCTATCCTCGAGGCAATGGATTTTACGCTAAAAATAATCCGGAAAGTAAGTTCATGTGAGGAGTTGAGGAACAAGATAGAGGTATTCCTGTTTAAGAAGGGTTTTCTCGCTGAGAATACGATAGTCTCCAGCGGAACACTGAGTGCGGATCCTCACTACATCGGTATGGGGGAGATTGAGGATCACCTGATCGTGGACATATTTCCGAGAAGCAGGGAAAACCTCTACTTCTCAGACTTCACGAGGACAGTATTGCTGAACGATAATGCGGAAATAGCAGAGATGCTTGAAGCCGTTATAGAGGCAAAGAATAAAGCGATCTCGATTATACACGACGGGGTTCTTGCGAGTGAGATTCACAACCTCGTATGCGATGTTCTGGAGGGGAAAGGATACGGAACGCTGAGGAAGAAGAGTGTGGAGGGTTTCTTACACTCAACGGGGCATGGGATTGGGCTTGAAGTGCATGAAGAGCCGAGGATATACATGAACGATGAGGTAATCAGAAAGGGCATGGTCTTCACGGTTGAACCGGGGCTGTACTACAGGAAAATAGGTGGAGTCAGGGTTGAGGATACTGTTGTCGTTAAGAAGGATGGCTGTGAGGTCTTGACACCTTATAGGGACTTCATTAAGATAACGGGTGTTTGA
- a CDS encoding ABC transporter substrate-binding protein, protein MNSKTLVLVGVLLISALLLGCAQEKTTAPAETPTAEEVKAITIGVTDKITELDPANAYDFYTWEVLNNIMGGLMRYKPGTTDLEPYLAESYEVQDNGKVYIFHLRKDLKFADGTPCKAEDVVRSVKRVMNIAGDPSWLVTDFVEDVVAVDDYTVKFVLKKPISYFLALVATPPYFPVHPNYKADEIDPDQTAGGVGPYKIVKWVRDQELILETNENFFGDKPKTDRVVVMFYKDATTLRLAVEKGEVDIAWRTLTPVDIESLKKNANLQVLEAPGAAIRYLVLNGNESTEYPTKNKLVRQAIAAAIDRDEIVQVVYRNTYTQLYSLIPIGMWSYEDVFKQKYGDKNLELAKKLLQEAGYSEDNKLKLELWWTPTHYGDTEKDLAQILKSQLEATNMIEVELKSAEWSTYTDYARKSAMMLSLFGWYPDYIDPDDYTTPFLKSGANRWLGYPYSDPQMDELLEKASIAQSTEERTTYYKQIQQKLAEDCPIVPLVQGKLTIVAKKNIEGIVLDPTMIFRYYLVYST, encoded by the coding sequence ATGAACTCCAAAACTCTTGTATTGGTTGGAGTGTTATTGATCAGTGCACTGCTTCTTGGATGCGCTCAGGAGAAAACGACCGCTCCAGCTGAGACGCCAACAGCCGAAGAGGTAAAGGCGATAACAATTGGAGTTACAGACAAGATCACAGAGCTTGATCCGGCAAATGCCTATGACTTCTACACCTGGGAAGTGCTCAACAACATCATGGGCGGTTTGATGAGGTATAAGCCCGGAACAACTGACCTCGAGCCATACCTTGCTGAGAGCTATGAAGTGCAGGACAACGGTAAGGTTTACATTTTCCACCTCAGGAAGGATCTGAAGTTCGCTGATGGAACACCATGCAAGGCTGAAGATGTTGTCAGAAGTGTTAAGAGGGTTATGAATATAGCCGGAGATCCATCCTGGCTTGTTACAGACTTCGTTGAGGATGTTGTGGCTGTTGACGATTACACAGTCAAGTTCGTTCTGAAGAAGCCAATCTCATACTTCCTGGCTCTGGTTGCAACACCACCGTACTTCCCGGTACATCCAAACTACAAGGCTGATGAGATCGACCCAGACCAGACTGCCGGTGGTGTTGGGCCATACAAGATAGTCAAGTGGGTAAGAGATCAGGAGCTCATCCTCGAAACGAACGAGAACTTCTTTGGCGACAAGCCCAAGACAGACAGAGTGGTTGTCATGTTCTACAAGGATGCAACAACGCTCAGGCTTGCCGTGGAGAAAGGAGAGGTTGACATCGCATGGAGAACTCTCACACCCGTTGACATAGAGTCCCTAAAGAAGAATGCCAACCTGCAGGTGCTTGAGGCTCCAGGTGCTGCCATAAGATACCTTGTCCTCAACGGAAACGAGTCCACAGAGTATCCGACCAAGAACAAGCTCGTAAGACAGGCTATTGCTGCTGCCATCGACAGAGATGAGATCGTGCAGGTTGTTTACAGGAACACATACACACAGCTCTACTCACTGATCCCGATCGGAATGTGGAGCTATGAGGATGTTTTCAAGCAGAAGTATGGAGACAAGAACCTCGAGCTTGCCAAGAAGCTCCTCCAGGAAGCTGGATACAGCGAGGACAACAAGCTCAAGCTTGAACTCTGGTGGACACCAACCCACTATGGTGACACCGAGAAGGATCTCGCACAGATCCTCAAATCACAGCTTGAGGCAACGAACATGATCGAGGTAGAGCTCAAGAGTGCCGAGTGGTCAACCTACACCGACTATGCGAGAAAGTCCGCGATGATGCTCTCGCTCTTTGGATGGTATCCAGACTACATCGACCCAGATGACTACACAACACCGTTCCTCAAGAGTGGAGCCAATAGATGGCTTGGATATCCATACAGCGATCCACAGATGGATGAGCTGCTTGAGAAAGCATCGATAGCACAGTCCACTGAGGAGAGAACAACTTACTACAAGCAGATCCAGCAGAAGCTAGCTGAGGACTGTCCGATTGTCCCACTGGTTCAGGGTAAGCTGACGATCGTTGCAAAGAAGAACATCGAGGGCATCGTCCTCGATCCGACAATGATCTTCAGGTACTACCTTGTGTACTCAACCTAA
- a CDS encoding ABC transporter permease yields MASLKAYIVTRALLVIPTIFILLTLVFFILRILPGDPISAMVGQKVPPEVLEKLRHEAGLDKPVIVQYFDYLAGVLTGNLGKSMIWGRRPVILEIMDRFPATLELTIFGFVISVILGVITGSISAFRRGSKIDTSMRVYSIVAYTLFIPWFGMLLQMIFGVYFQIFPIGGRITPGMSPDRITGLYVFDSLVTLNFSALYDALSHLALPAITLGIVLSGAYTRLLRNNLIDVLSQDFITAYRARGVRERKVIKHAMKNAFIPVVTLMGLQFAILLAGAVLTESTFSWPGMGTFLLERIEYRDYTSVQGAIVFYAMFVAIISLVVDIIYALLDPRIRY; encoded by the coding sequence ATGGCGTCGCTCAAGGCATACATCGTAACAAGGGCTTTGCTTGTAATCCCGACTATCTTCATCCTGCTAACGCTAGTGTTCTTCATCCTCCGAATACTTCCCGGAGATCCGATAAGTGCGATGGTCGGGCAGAAAGTACCTCCCGAGGTTCTTGAAAAGCTCAGGCACGAAGCTGGACTGGATAAGCCGGTCATCGTGCAGTACTTTGATTACCTGGCTGGAGTGCTGACTGGAAATCTCGGGAAATCGATGATCTGGGGTAGAAGGCCAGTAATACTGGAGATCATGGACCGTTTTCCTGCAACACTTGAGCTAACGATTTTTGGGTTTGTTATAAGCGTGATCTTGGGTGTTATCACAGGTTCCATCTCTGCGTTCAGGCGAGGGAGCAAGATTGATACATCGATGAGGGTTTACAGCATCGTTGCGTACACGCTGTTCATACCATGGTTTGGAATGCTGCTCCAGATGATCTTTGGGGTTTACTTCCAGATATTTCCGATTGGTGGGAGGATAACTCCCGGAATGAGTCCTGATCGTATCACCGGTTTGTATGTTTTTGACAGTCTTGTAACGCTTAACTTTTCAGCCTTATATGATGCTTTAAGCCATCTCGCCCTGCCTGCGATAACTCTCGGTATAGTTCTGTCAGGAGCATATACAAGGCTGCTGAGGAACAACCTGATCGATGTTCTGAGTCAGGACTTCATCACTGCATACAGAGCGAGAGGAGTCAGGGAGAGAAAGGTGATCAAGCATGCAATGAAAAATGCTTTCATTCCGGTTGTAACTCTGATGGGGTTGCAGTTTGCAATCCTTCTTGCCGGAGCGGTGCTTACAGAATCCACATTCTCATGGCCTGGAATGGGCACATTCCTGTTAGAGAGAATTGAGTACAGGGACTACACGTCGGTTCAGGGAGCGATAGTTTTCTATGCGATGTTCGTTGCGATAATAAGTCTGGTGGTGGACATAATCTACGCTCTGTTGGATCCGAGGATAAGGTATTGA
- a CDS encoding ABC transporter permease → MEVKNLATTIFSFIPEAEGRYMVISGMLIVLLVLFMAVFAPVIAPYDPIKASKDILQPPSAKHIMGTDNLGRDIFSRIIFGARVVLVVVFVASLFSMVIGVPLGLISGYFGGKLDRSLSMLMDSMYAFPSLILAIAIAAVLGPSVMNAVIAISVVYVPTYFRMIRGQVLSLKTRLFVEAAKAMGAKDARIMAKYIFPNIIPTLVVVFSLSVADAILTEAGLSFLGFIVSAPTPDWGFELASGRPYLPAGYWWMITFPGLMVMLLSLGFALIGEGLSEVYAPRRER, encoded by the coding sequence GTGGAAGTGAAAAATCTCGCTACAACGATCTTTTCATTCATTCCTGAGGCAGAAGGAAGATACATGGTAATTTCAGGAATGCTGATAGTCCTGCTTGTATTGTTCATGGCAGTTTTTGCACCAGTTATTGCACCATACGACCCGATTAAGGCGAGCAAGGACATACTCCAGCCACCGAGTGCAAAACACATAATGGGAACGGACAACCTCGGAAGGGACATATTTTCGAGAATCATTTTTGGTGCTAGAGTCGTTCTGGTTGTTGTATTTGTGGCCTCTCTGTTTTCTATGGTTATTGGAGTTCCTCTTGGACTGATATCAGGTTACTTCGGTGGAAAGCTCGACAGAAGCCTTTCGATGCTCATGGATTCCATGTATGCGTTTCCGAGCCTAATTCTGGCTATAGCCATTGCTGCGGTTCTCGGGCCAAGCGTTATGAATGCCGTGATAGCGATCTCTGTTGTTTATGTTCCCACCTACTTCAGAATGATCAGAGGACAGGTTCTCAGCCTAAAGACCCGCCTTTTCGTTGAGGCGGCAAAGGCGATGGGTGCGAAAGATGCCAGGATAATGGCGAAGTATATCTTCCCGAACATCATCCCAACTCTGGTGGTGGTTTTCTCGCTGAGCGTTGCAGACGCGATTCTGACTGAAGCTGGATTGAGCTTCCTCGGATTTATCGTCAGCGCTCCAACCCCTGACTGGGGATTTGAGCTTGCATCAGGAAGGCCTTATCTGCCTGCGGGATACTGGTGGATGATAACCTTCCCCGGACTGATGGTCATGCTTCTGTCTCTTGGATTTGCGCTGATAGGAGAGGGATTGAGTGAGGTTTATGCACCAAGGAGGGAGAGATAG
- a CDS encoding ABC transporter ATP-binding protein, with protein MLLDIKNLRTYFYTRRGVVKAVENVDLSVDKGEFVSIVGESGCGKSTLAYSVIRMISYPGEIVGGEIIFDGRDVLKLNEEELRALRGKEIGMVFQDPMTSLDPLEKIGDQITETILEHMDVSKKEALQIAGEMLEKVGLPADRVNYYPHQLSGGQRQRVMIAMAVSLNPKLLIADEPTTALDVIVQEKIMDLLDDMRKEGRAIMLITHDFALASERSDKIAVMYAGWLVELGSAKEIAHEPLHPYSKGLIDSVPDVWIDKEVKPLPGFPPDLINPPEGCRFRPRCPFAKQECVKEPPALNVDGRVVKCWLYEV; from the coding sequence GTGCTGCTGGACATAAAAAACCTGAGGACGTACTTCTACACAAGGAGAGGGGTTGTAAAAGCGGTTGAAAATGTTGACCTCAGTGTTGACAAGGGAGAGTTCGTTTCGATAGTTGGTGAGAGTGGATGTGGCAAATCCACTCTGGCATACTCAGTTATAAGGATGATAAGCTATCCCGGGGAGATTGTAGGCGGAGAGATAATTTTCGATGGCAGGGATGTGCTAAAGCTGAATGAGGAGGAACTCAGGGCTTTGAGGGGTAAGGAAATTGGAATGGTCTTTCAGGATCCTATGACAAGCCTCGATCCGCTAGAGAAAATTGGAGATCAGATCACCGAGACAATACTCGAACACATGGATGTTTCCAAGAAAGAAGCGCTTCAGATTGCTGGAGAGATGCTTGAAAAGGTTGGTCTGCCTGCTGACAGGGTTAATTATTACCCTCATCAGCTTAGTGGGGGGCAGAGACAGAGGGTTATGATCGCAATGGCCGTATCACTGAATCCAAAGCTTCTGATAGCTGACGAACCAACAACCGCTTTGGATGTTATAGTTCAGGAGAAGATAATGGATCTGCTTGACGATATGAGGAAGGAGGGAAGGGCGATCATGCTTATAACTCATGACTTCGCTTTAGCTTCAGAGAGAAGCGATAAAATCGCTGTGATGTATGCTGGATGGCTTGTGGAACTTGGATCAGCTAAGGAGATAGCACACGAGCCACTACACCCCTATTCAAAGGGATTGATAGACTCAGTCCCGGATGTTTGGATCGACAAGGAGGTTAAGCCACTGCCCGGATTCCCACCGGATCTGATAAACCCACCAGAAGGATGTAGGTTCAGGCCAAGATGTCCCTTTGCAAAGCAAGAGTGCGTGAAAGAACCCCCTGCACTCAATGTTGATGGCAGGGTTGTGAAGTGCTGGCTTTACGAGGTGTGA
- a CDS encoding ABC transporter ATP-binding protein, which produces MLEVRNLKKYFPVQKSAIEVFFSKKKEFIKAVDDVSFEIRKGEVLSLVGESGCGKTTTGRILVGLETPSDGKILFKGKDVTTLSKEEYRALRKNIQMVFQDPYASLNPRMKIGEHLEDPLIVHGVAEGDEAKEMAMKMLDRVGLPAEQFYNRMPYQLSGGQRQRVAIARAMILKPDFVVADEPVSMIDVSLRASILNLLMSFKDEYSLSMLFITHDLSVARLVGDRIAVMYLGKIVEIGDTREVIHYPKHPYTAALLSSVPSFVRREQRVEIIGDIANPIDVPSGCRYHTRCPFAKQKCREEEPEMQGNGHKFACHYPLDIAF; this is translated from the coding sequence ATGTTGGAGGTTAGAAATCTCAAAAAGTACTTTCCAGTTCAGAAATCCGCAATAGAGGTATTTTTCTCAAAGAAGAAGGAGTTCATCAAGGCAGTTGATGATGTATCATTTGAGATCCGGAAGGGTGAAGTTCTCTCGCTTGTGGGTGAGAGCGGGTGTGGAAAAACAACAACAGGGAGAATCCTCGTCGGGCTTGAAACACCATCTGACGGGAAAATACTGTTTAAGGGAAAGGATGTAACAACTCTCAGCAAGGAAGAGTACAGAGCTCTCAGAAAGAACATCCAGATGGTATTTCAGGATCCCTATGCCTCACTCAATCCAAGAATGAAGATTGGTGAGCATTTAGAGGATCCGCTTATCGTTCATGGGGTTGCTGAGGGGGATGAAGCAAAAGAGATGGCGATGAAAATGCTCGACAGGGTTGGTCTTCCAGCAGAACAGTTCTACAACCGGATGCCGTATCAGTTAAGTGGGGGACAGAGGCAGAGGGTTGCGATAGCGAGAGCGATGATTCTCAAGCCAGATTTCGTTGTTGCTGATGAGCCCGTTTCGATGATTGATGTCAGCCTCAGAGCTTCAATCCTGAACCTTCTGATGTCCTTTAAGGATGAATACAGCCTGAGCATGCTCTTTATAACCCACGATCTCTCAGTGGCAAGGCTCGTTGGAGATAGAATTGCTGTCATGTACCTTGGTAAGATAGTTGAGATTGGAGATACGAGGGAGGTCATACACTATCCAAAGCATCCATATACTGCTGCGTTGCTGTCGTCTGTCCCCAGCTTCGTCAGAAGAGAGCAGAGGGTGGAGATTATTGGAGATATAGCCAATCCAATTGATGTTCCTTCGGGTTGCAGGTACCACACAAGGTGTCCATTCGCGAAACAGAAGTGCAGGGAAGAGGAACCTGAGATGCAGGGCAACGGGCATAAATTCGCGTGTCACTATCCGTTAGATATAGCATTCTGA
- a CDS encoding glutaredoxin family protein, with protein MTEITYGLTTCPHCKRVKDFLEEHNVNFRTIWLDELEVDIGRNI; from the coding sequence ATGACTGAGATAACATATGGCCTGACAACATGCCCGCATTGTAAACGAGTTAAAGATTTTCTCGAAGAGCATAATGTTAATTTCAGGACAATATGGCTCGATGAGCTTGAAGTGGATATAGGAAGAAATATATAG
- the aspS gene encoding aspartate--tRNA(Asn) ligase, which yields MYERKYTSDIGADDVGKKVLLYGWVHEVRDLGGVVFVLLRDREGIIQLTCPKKRNPEITKRARKVRRESVVRVVGEVKEEPKAPGGYEVLPDEFEVLNEADAPLPLDVAEKVPAELDTRLDARFLDLRKPRIQAIFRIRHQMLQSVRDFLTSEGFIEVNTPKIVSTATEGGTELFPISYFEREAFLNQSPQLYKQVLMGAGFEKVFEIGPIFRAEEHNTVRHLNEAISIDIEQSFTDHEGVMKVLERLINRVYTDVVEKCEKYLNWAGVKLEIPEIPFQRVTYDEAVEIIKKRGEEISWGEDFSTPALKLLAEEFDSHYYIVDWPTEIKPFYAMPYENEPEISKTFDLMAGSLELASGAQRIHLPDLLEKMISQKGLNPESFEFYLSAFRYGMPPHAGWGLGADRLLMSILKLKNIREAVIFPRDRTRLTP from the coding sequence GTGTATGAGAGAAAGTACACGTCAGATATTGGCGCTGATGATGTTGGAAAGAAGGTACTGTTGTATGGATGGGTCCATGAAGTGAGGGATCTCGGAGGTGTTGTTTTCGTTTTGCTCAGAGACAGGGAGGGCATCATACAGCTAACCTGTCCGAAGAAGAGGAATCCGGAGATTACAAAAAGAGCCAGAAAGGTCAGGAGAGAGAGCGTTGTCAGAGTGGTAGGAGAGGTCAAGGAAGAGCCAAAGGCTCCGGGAGGATACGAGGTTCTCCCTGATGAGTTTGAGGTTCTTAATGAGGCAGATGCTCCACTCCCATTAGATGTTGCCGAGAAAGTTCCAGCAGAACTCGATACAAGGCTCGACGCAAGATTTCTCGACCTGAGAAAGCCGAGAATTCAGGCGATATTCAGAATCAGACATCAAATGCTCCAGAGTGTGAGAGACTTCCTCACGTCTGAGGGGTTCATCGAGGTGAACACTCCAAAGATAGTTTCCACAGCAACAGAGGGAGGTACTGAGCTTTTTCCGATAAGCTACTTTGAAAGAGAGGCTTTTCTGAACCAGAGTCCACAGCTTTACAAGCAGGTTCTGATGGGGGCAGGATTCGAGAAGGTCTTTGAGATAGGGCCGATCTTCAGGGCTGAGGAGCACAACACTGTAAGGCACCTTAACGAAGCAATATCGATAGACATTGAGCAGAGCTTTACCGATCACGAAGGAGTTATGAAGGTTCTTGAAAGGCTGATAAACAGGGTTTACACAGATGTTGTTGAAAAATGCGAGAAATATCTCAACTGGGCAGGAGTCAAGCTCGAGATTCCGGAGATTCCATTCCAGAGAGTCACTTACGATGAGGCTGTTGAGATCATCAAAAAGAGGGGTGAGGAGATCAGCTGGGGAGAGGACTTCTCTACTCCTGCATTAAAACTGCTTGCTGAGGAGTTCGATTCACACTACTACATAGTTGACTGGCCAACCGAGATCAAACCGTTCTATGCGATGCCATACGAGAACGAGCCGGAAATAAGCAAGACCTTCGACCTCATGGCTGGTAGCCTGGAACTTGCGAGTGGTGCACAGAGAATACACCTGCCAGATCTGCTTGAAAAGATGATAAGCCAGAAAGGGCTGAATCCTGAGAGCTTTGAGTTCTACCTGTCAGCTTTCAGATATGGCATGCCACCCCATGCCGGATGGGGACTTGGAGCAGACAGGCTGTTGATGTCGATACTGAAACTGAAAAACATCAGAGAAGCTGTTATCTTCCCGAGAGATAGAACAAGATTAACCCCTTAA
- the hisD gene encoding histidinol dehydrogenase, with translation MIVSKDFILNLERKKSLEDVFQVVREIIDRVKRDGDKALLEITNEIDGVDLKYIRVPEEEFDKAYDVVEDPVIDALELAKENISNFHSITSVDRDIRLDFDHMILGKKYTPINSAGIYIPGGRASYPSTALMAGIPAKIAGVKRLVACTPPNKEGRVNALTLVACDIVEFDEVYAVGGAQAISALAYGTETIERVDKIAGPGNKYVTAAKLLVQNDVAIDMPAGPSEILVIADETANTEFIAYDVCAQLEHDPSSIAVVLCTTEKLAKEIETRVGDLANEQMSSNFYTCVADIDTAIAISNSFAPEHLTMVFEGAEDRIDEIENAGSVFIGNHSPVASGDYASGTNHILPTSGYAKIYSGLSVETFLKHITYQMIKPEGLKMIGHAIMKLAEAEGLPFHKKSVKVRLKEDPKGGDSGV, from the coding sequence TTGATAGTCAGCAAGGATTTTATTTTAAACCTTGAAAGAAAGAAATCACTCGAAGATGTTTTTCAGGTTGTTAGAGAAATCATCGATCGGGTTAAAAGAGATGGAGATAAGGCTTTACTCGAAATAACAAATGAGATTGATGGAGTTGATCTCAAGTACATCAGAGTTCCGGAGGAAGAGTTCGACAAGGCATATGATGTCGTTGAAGATCCCGTTATCGACGCTTTGGAGCTTGCCAAGGAAAACATATCCAACTTCCACAGCATAACCTCTGTTGATAGAGATATAAGGCTGGATTTCGATCACATGATCCTCGGTAAGAAATACACTCCCATAAATTCCGCTGGCATCTACATCCCGGGAGGGAGAGCGAGCTATCCCTCCACAGCCCTGATGGCAGGAATTCCGGCAAAGATTGCCGGTGTTAAAAGGCTTGTCGCATGCACACCACCCAATAAAGAGGGCAGAGTTAATGCCCTGACACTTGTGGCATGCGATATTGTCGAGTTCGACGAGGTTTACGCTGTTGGCGGGGCTCAGGCAATCTCAGCCCTTGCCTATGGTACAGAAACCATAGAGAGAGTTGATAAAATTGCCGGGCCCGGGAACAAGTATGTGACTGCAGCAAAGTTGCTCGTTCAGAACGATGTGGCAATTGATATGCCGGCTGGACCCTCAGAGATTCTGGTTATAGCCGATGAAACGGCAAACACGGAATTCATAGCATACGATGTGTGTGCACAGCTCGAGCACGACCCTTCCTCGATTGCTGTAGTGCTATGCACAACAGAAAAATTAGCCAAGGAAATCGAGACAAGGGTTGGTGATCTGGCTAACGAGCAGATGTCCTCAAACTTCTACACCTGCGTTGCTGACATAGATACTGCTATAGCGATCTCGAACAGCTTCGCCCCAGAACACCTGACGATGGTGTTCGAAGGTGCTGAAGACAGGATTGATGAGATAGAGAACGCGGGCTCGGTATTCATAGGAAACCATTCCCCCGTTGCTTCAGGAGATTATGCATCCGGTACGAACCACATTCTGCCAACATCCGGTTATGCAAAAATCTATTCTGGCTTGAGCGTTGAAACCTTTTTAAAGCATATTACCTACCAGATGATTAAACCCGAAGGCTTGAAGATGATCGGTCATGCGATAATGAAGCTTGCGGAGGCTGAGGGTTTACCATTCCATAAGAAATCCGTTAAAGTAAGGCTGAAAGAAGATCCAAAAGGAGGAGATTCAGGTGTATGA
- a CDS encoding 4-phosphopantoate--beta-alanine ligase: protein MTHVPENHPRYLSLKYREIIAEGVRRGITAIEGMTAHGRGETFDYILGEKTHDFAFEAERAAVALMLLSRHPVISVNGNTAALVPKEIIELSEVLSAVLEVNIFHFSEERVRNIKEYIESFGGKILADLDAELKGLTSARRMVSSKGILIADTVMVPLEDGDRCEILKTNGKKTITIDLNPLSRTSRMADITIVDNIIRAIPNMIKIAEELKDYPKKELEEILARYDNKKILNRSIIAIRDYLTEKATEVMS from the coding sequence ATGACTCATGTTCCTGAAAATCACCCCAGATACCTCTCACTGAAATACAGGGAGATCATAGCGGAGGGAGTCAGAAGAGGGATAACTGCAATTGAGGGCATGACCGCCCATGGAAGGGGGGAGACTTTCGATTACATCCTCGGAGAGAAAACGCATGATTTTGCGTTTGAGGCTGAGAGGGCTGCAGTGGCTCTGATGCTGCTATCCAGACATCCAGTAATCTCAGTAAACGGAAACACTGCAGCTTTGGTTCCAAAAGAAATTATCGAGCTGTCCGAAGTCCTTTCTGCAGTTCTTGAAGTGAACATTTTCCACTTCAGTGAGGAAAGAGTAAGGAACATTAAAGAATACATAGAGAGCTTTGGAGGAAAAATACTCGCCGATCTGGATGCTGAGCTTAAAGGCTTGACAAGTGCGAGGAGGATGGTCAGCAGCAAAGGAATTCTCATTGCCGATACGGTGATGGTTCCTCTCGAGGATGGAGACAGATGCGAAATACTGAAAACCAACGGCAAGAAAACAATAACCATAGATCTCAATCCCCTATCAAGAACTTCAAGAATGGCCGACATAACAATAGTGGATAACATTATTAGAGCTATACCAAACATGATAAAAATTGCCGAGGAGCTTAAAGATTACCCGAAGAAAGAGCTTGAAGAGATTCTTGCGAGATACGACAACAAAAAGATCCTGAACCGATCAATTATTGCAATAAGGGACTACCTTACAGAAAAAGCAACAGAAGTGATGTCCTAG